A section of the Hirschia baltica ATCC 49814 genome encodes:
- a CDS encoding HAMP domain-containing methyl-accepting chemotaxis protein produces MSWFENLKIGTKISVGFTVLVCLLILTSVVSGAGLLSSKENLSTYRSYARNTNAVGRVQANLLSARLGVKDFVISANQKEINTVKERLAATIKLLNETKTLIKHPDQLKLLAGFENDVKSYQSTFEEVTRLQAERDDIVNNILDVRGPAMEKALSDVMQSAYSANDIEAAYYAGYAQKHLLLGRLHVQKFLLDNQKSSLEHMEKSFSDMNKATNSLLSKLENSTRRQLTKQVIADSTIYLQAFERSATIIEARNDLIQNGLDKIGPEAAAIIEDMKLNYKQLQDELGPIAEAKVERSIAVSAMVTLGGVVFAVAAAWFISRMISGPTMLITNVMDRLAKGDLSAVVYGAKRKDEIGQMANAVQVFKDNAIAVKKLEEQVSRTKKEEEEQQRRIMLALADEMESSVGAVVDTVASASTEMQATASQLRSASEMSSSRATSVASASEEAGSNVATVAASARELGASVNEISKQVQRSAEQTKSAVEEAEATGVIVGELRESANHIGTILEIISGIAEQTNLLALNATIEAARAGDAGKGFAVVASEVKSLAEQTARATSDINKQISEIQSTTNRAVLAIDEISKSVKMVNDSAGAIASAVEEQGTATQEIVHAVGQASAGSAEVNVNIVDVAKTAEEAGEGAAQVLVAAAELSKQSEFLRTQMQGFIQKIRAA; encoded by the coding sequence GTGTCTTGGTTCGAAAATTTGAAAATCGGCACTAAAATAAGTGTCGGATTTACAGTGTTAGTTTGCTTGCTAATTTTGACATCCGTTGTTTCTGGTGCGGGCTTGCTAAGTTCAAAAGAAAATCTATCCACCTATAGAAGCTATGCTCGCAATACGAATGCGGTTGGCCGTGTTCAAGCTAATCTGCTTTCTGCGCGGTTGGGCGTAAAAGACTTTGTTATAAGTGCCAATCAAAAAGAGATTAATACTGTTAAGGAGCGTCTTGCAGCGACAATCAAATTATTGAATGAAACAAAAACGCTGATTAAGCACCCCGATCAATTAAAGCTTCTTGCTGGTTTTGAGAATGACGTCAAAAGTTATCAGTCCACTTTCGAAGAAGTTACAAGATTGCAGGCCGAGCGCGATGATATTGTAAACAACATACTAGATGTGCGTGGTCCAGCAATGGAGAAGGCGCTGTCTGATGTAATGCAATCTGCATATTCAGCTAATGACATTGAAGCAGCCTATTATGCTGGGTATGCTCAAAAACATCTTTTATTGGGACGTTTACATGTTCAGAAATTTTTGCTGGACAACCAAAAGTCATCTTTAGAACATATGGAAAAGTCATTTTCGGATATGAATAAGGCGACAAATTCGTTGCTGTCTAAATTGGAAAACTCGACGCGCCGTCAATTAACCAAACAAGTTATAGCTGATAGCACAATTTATTTGCAGGCATTTGAGCGATCAGCAACAATTATTGAGGCACGTAATGATTTAATTCAAAATGGGTTGGATAAAATAGGGCCTGAAGCTGCGGCAATAATTGAGGACATGAAACTCAATTACAAACAATTGCAGGATGAGCTTGGACCTATTGCCGAAGCAAAAGTTGAGCGCTCTATTGCGGTTTCTGCGATGGTCACATTGGGCGGTGTTGTGTTTGCTGTAGCGGCTGCTTGGTTTATTTCCAGAATGATTTCTGGACCGACTATGCTTATCACAAACGTGATGGATCGCTTGGCTAAGGGTGATCTGTCCGCTGTGGTTTACGGCGCAAAACGTAAGGATGAAATTGGCCAAATGGCGAATGCTGTCCAAGTGTTTAAGGACAACGCAATTGCTGTTAAAAAGCTTGAAGAGCAAGTTAGCCGGACGAAAAAAGAAGAAGAAGAACAGCAGCGCCGCATTATGTTGGCGCTTGCAGATGAAATGGAGAGTTCAGTCGGAGCTGTTGTCGATACAGTAGCTTCTGCTTCAACAGAAATGCAAGCGACAGCCTCTCAATTGAGGTCGGCTTCTGAGATGTCTTCTTCACGTGCGACTTCAGTTGCGTCAGCTTCAGAAGAGGCAGGATCGAATGTTGCAACTGTGGCTGCATCCGCTAGAGAGCTTGGCGCTTCAGTGAATGAAATATCCAAGCAAGTTCAAAGATCTGCCGAGCAAACAAAGTCTGCTGTTGAAGAAGCAGAAGCCACAGGTGTGATTGTTGGTGAGCTACGCGAGTCTGCAAACCATATCGGTACGATCTTGGAGATTATTTCAGGTATTGCCGAGCAAACAAACCTTCTGGCTTTGAATGCGACGATTGAGGCCGCACGTGCAGGAGATGCGGGTAAAGGTTTTGCTGTTGTTGCTTCAGAAGTTAAAAGCCTTGCAGAACAAACAGCGCGGGCAACAAGTGATATCAACAAGCAGATTTCGGAAATTCAATCGACAACTAACAGAGCTGTCCTTGCGATTGATGAAATTAGTAAATCGGTCAAGATGGTGAATGATTCAGCTGGGGCAATTGCTTCAGCTGTTGAAGAACAAGGCACAGCCACACAGGAAATTGTGCATGCTGTGGGGCAAGCCTCTGCCGGGTCGGCCGAAGTTAATGTAAACATTGTGGATGTTGCCAAAACAGCAGAAGAAGCTGGGGAAGGTGCTGCTCAAGTATTAGTTGCGGCTGCAGAACTTTCTAAACAAAGTGAATTTCTGCGCACTCAAATGCAAGGCTTTATTCAAAAAATACGAGCAGCTTAA
- a CDS encoding glycosyltransferase yields MGKSQPDKLAQDALKKRNPKQAISYLSNRYANGGQIEYLIACIDIMHLFHEDIEFFHSLLWTIKRLVHTRGASLSVKEHDKILYKKLALKYFRFIDYLGHELNIPEENKANTTPKRLLIIGQQFLRPPYSITMCMLEFARIARIGGFEDIKLFITNEYPEKPASTFHESMWAVQSTVIGDENYDFKGDQISIHSHPKQGISKQSIQDNIAYIEEYAPDAVLLVGDNIILGDVCAKFLPTMCWPISQTLSASLAHTHYYRSEIEPMQQIDWKRLKHEPPKMLKQDFDLLTEGENQASLSRDDLKLPEDAFAFVLVGGRIEQEITLEFRKLLFAILEASPNAYLVIVGPVSQSLKLEFALYQERIRWVRFIDDLRSAMSNCDAFLNPPRQGGGNSAYWAMLEGLPILTLDDCDVQMTIREGAAVKTLEELQALAILVMNDENVRNDYIEKSKARIASFRTEAESGSNLMSGVKYCIEEFNTRLLCNV; encoded by the coding sequence GTGGGCAAGTCACAACCAGATAAGCTGGCGCAAGATGCGTTGAAAAAGCGAAACCCCAAACAAGCCATTTCCTATTTATCTAATCGTTATGCTAATGGCGGGCAGATAGAATACCTTATTGCGTGCATTGATATCATGCACTTATTTCATGAAGATATAGAATTTTTTCACTCATTGCTTTGGACCATAAAGCGATTGGTTCATACGCGTGGTGCATCGCTCTCAGTAAAAGAGCACGATAAAATACTCTACAAAAAATTGGCGCTGAAGTATTTTCGATTCATAGATTACCTCGGGCATGAATTGAACATACCTGAGGAGAATAAAGCCAATACGACGCCCAAACGCCTGCTAATAATAGGACAGCAATTTTTACGTCCACCATATTCTATAACAATGTGTATGCTGGAATTTGCGCGTATTGCTCGAATAGGTGGTTTTGAAGACATAAAATTATTCATTACGAATGAATATCCCGAGAAACCAGCATCGACATTTCATGAGAGTATGTGGGCTGTTCAATCGACCGTAATCGGTGACGAAAACTATGATTTTAAAGGCGATCAAATATCAATTCATAGTCACCCCAAACAAGGCATTTCGAAACAATCGATACAAGATAATATTGCTTACATAGAGGAGTATGCACCGGATGCAGTCTTGCTGGTTGGTGACAATATTATTCTAGGCGATGTGTGTGCTAAGTTTTTGCCAACAATGTGTTGGCCAATATCGCAGACGCTTTCCGCGTCGCTCGCTCATACGCATTATTATCGCTCTGAAATAGAGCCAATGCAGCAGATAGATTGGAAGCGGTTGAAACACGAACCGCCCAAAATGCTTAAACAAGACTTTGATTTACTCACTGAAGGTGAAAACCAAGCTAGCCTATCTCGTGATGATTTGAAATTACCAGAGGATGCTTTTGCATTTGTGCTTGTTGGTGGGCGCATTGAGCAAGAAATAACTCTAGAATTTAGAAAGCTGCTCTTTGCTATACTTGAAGCGTCTCCCAATGCATATTTGGTGATTGTTGGTCCAGTATCTCAATCATTGAAGCTTGAGTTTGCACTGTATCAGGAGCGAATACGATGGGTTCGTTTTATTGATGATTTGCGGTCGGCTATGTCAAATTGTGATGCTTTCTTAAATCCACCTCGGCAGGGCGGAGGCAATTCTGCATATTGGGCGATGTTGGAGGGGTTACCAATTCTAACCTTGGATGATTGCGATGTGCAAATGACTATTCGAGAAGGTGCGGCAGTTAAAACCCTAGAAGAGCTTCAGGCTTTAGCTATTTTAGTTATGAATGATGAGAATGTGCGCAATGATTATATCGAAAAATCAAAAGCAAGAATTGCATCCTTTCGCACTGAGGCGGAGTCAGGTTCAAATCTCATGTCAGGCGTGAAATATTGCATTGAAGAGTTCAACACGCGTTTGCTGTGTAATGTGTGA
- a CDS encoding TonB-dependent receptor plug domain-containing protein, producing MLKKSIGALGVLTFGCMGTGISYAADINAVQTEPENLTTENNLDNVSETHHDDDGHGHDDGKQETIIVEATRLGRRVQDEPMRVEVINREEIEEKAIMRPGNISMIVAETGGVRVQVTSPALGAANIRMQGMAGRYTQLLADGLPLYGGQAASIGLLQIPPTDLRQVEVIKGSASSLYGGSALGGVINLVSRRPIEIAEGEVLFNATTQDGQDLTTYYSTPLGEGFGASITAGAHRQNEQDLDSDGWIDLSGYERWTARPRLFWEGDNGANVYLTAGAMKEERQGGNLTGRTMPDGSFFAQNQNSTRVDSGLIAEIPLNETISVNMRASGMVQDHEHLFGDLREDDKHESYLVEASVSGKVGKTGWIAGVANQTDTFSSDTFNAFDYSYEVPGLFAQIDQDILDNLSVSASARVDEHSEYGTQFSPRVSVLYRPGDWTIRGSVGQGFFAPTPFVEAIEAAGLSRLDSLNELEEETAQTASLDIGYKLGSVEANVNLFASDVDNSVQLVDYDSTNSGMSDRVRLVNADGTSRIRGSEFLLRYYLGDFKLTGSYLYLDATESDVSSGLRKEIELTPKHSAGFVAMWEQHDRGRIGFEAYYTGKQKLEGNPYLSESKPYVHLGLLAEVIFGNVSWFINAENLLDVKQTDEHPLVLPNRAADGQWTTDIWSRNDGFILNGGVRVKFGG from the coding sequence ATGTTAAAAAAATCAATAGGGGCACTGGGTGTCCTGACTTTCGGCTGCATGGGCACCGGAATAAGTTATGCTGCGGATATAAATGCAGTTCAAACTGAGCCAGAAAATTTAACGACAGAGAACAATCTAGATAATGTGAGCGAAACGCATCATGACGATGATGGTCATGGTCATGATGACGGCAAGCAAGAAACGATTATTGTCGAAGCGACAAGGCTAGGACGTCGCGTTCAAGATGAGCCTATGCGCGTTGAAGTTATCAACCGCGAGGAAATCGAAGAAAAAGCCATAATGCGTCCGGGCAATATTTCTATGATTGTTGCTGAAACAGGTGGTGTTCGGGTGCAAGTTACATCTCCGGCTCTGGGGGCTGCAAACATACGCATGCAGGGGATGGCAGGGCGTTATACTCAGCTTCTTGCAGATGGGTTGCCGCTTTATGGTGGGCAGGCTGCGTCTATCGGTTTGTTGCAAATACCTCCAACTGATTTGCGACAGGTTGAGGTGATCAAGGGGTCAGCATCGTCTCTATATGGTGGATCTGCACTTGGCGGGGTTATCAATCTCGTCTCGCGACGCCCTATAGAAATTGCTGAAGGAGAGGTGCTTTTCAACGCGACGACCCAAGACGGCCAAGATCTTACAACTTATTATTCGACCCCGCTTGGGGAAGGGTTTGGTGCTTCAATCACAGCAGGTGCACACCGCCAAAATGAGCAAGATCTTGATTCTGACGGTTGGATTGATCTCTCAGGATATGAACGTTGGACTGCGCGGCCACGATTATTCTGGGAAGGTGATAATGGTGCCAATGTCTATTTGACAGCAGGTGCTATGAAGGAAGAACGTCAAGGCGGAAACCTAACTGGTCGCACAATGCCAGATGGCAGTTTTTTTGCGCAAAACCAGAATAGCACGCGTGTTGATAGTGGTCTAATCGCTGAAATTCCGCTCAACGAGACAATCAGCGTGAATATGCGGGCTTCTGGTATGGTGCAAGATCATGAGCATCTGTTTGGCGACCTGCGTGAAGATGATAAACATGAAAGCTATTTGGTTGAGGCGTCTGTATCTGGAAAAGTCGGCAAGACTGGATGGATAGCGGGTGTCGCAAACCAAACTGATACTTTCAGTTCTGATACTTTTAATGCGTTTGATTATTCTTATGAGGTGCCTGGTCTTTTTGCACAAATAGACCAAGATATCTTGGATAATCTATCTGTATCTGCGAGTGCCCGCGTGGATGAGCATAGTGAATATGGCACGCAATTTAGCCCACGTGTCTCTGTGCTTTATCGTCCTGGTGATTGGACAATTCGTGGTTCGGTTGGGCAGGGTTTCTTTGCCCCGACGCCATTCGTTGAAGCAATTGAAGCAGCAGGTCTCTCTCGCCTTGATAGTTTGAATGAATTGGAGGAAGAGACAGCTCAGACGGCATCGCTGGACATCGGTTATAAGCTTGGATCTGTTGAAGCAAATGTGAATCTATTTGCATCAGATGTTGATAATAGTGTGCAGCTTGTCGATTATGATTCTACTAATTCTGGGATGAGTGATCGCGTGCGGCTGGTTAATGCTGACGGGACATCTCGCATTCGTGGGTCTGAGTTCTTGCTGCGCTATTATCTGGGTGATTTCAAACTGACGGGGAGTTATCTCTATTTGGATGCAACCGAATCCGATGTTTCGTCGGGGCTACGCAAGGAAATAGAGCTGACGCCTAAGCATTCGGCAGGTTTTGTCGCAATGTGGGAGCAACATGATCGCGGACGTATTGGTTTTGAGGCCTATTATACAGGCAAGCAAAAATTAGAAGGCAATCCCTATCTATCTGAAAGCAAACCTTATGTGCATTTAGGCTTGTTGGCCGAAGTGATATTCGGGAATGTGAGTTGGTTTATCAATGCTGAAAATCTTCTAGATGTGAAGCAGACCGATGAGCACCCATTAGTGCTGCCAAATCGCGCTGCTGATGGTCAGTGGACAACTGATATTTGGTCACGAAATGACGGTTTTATTCTCAATGGCGGGGTGAGGGTGAAATTTGGCGGTTAA
- a CDS encoding GH35 family beta-galactosidase — protein sequence MAHWRLAITSQILGLCLFVGNASAELPQLVSHNGVEQLHVEGAPFLILGGELGNSSASNREQLQPHWETFQTLGINTILAPINWEMIEPNEGNFDFSSLDWLIEDAREHDIKLVILWFGSWKNSMSSYVPAWVKRDWKRFPRVQTADGNTTEILSAFSDTNVNTDANAYAAMMKHLKMVDAEQNTVIMVQVENEIGMLPDAREHGPIAEKTWAGNVPQQLIEHLIANEDALTPEVRKIWTTHGKKTAGSWADVFGKTPAAEEIFTAWHYAIYADKVAKAGKSEYNLPMYVNAALDRPNVLPGKYPSGGPLPHLLDIWKAGAPNIDFLAPDIYYPNYVERVSEYVRPGNALFIPEANRAGRIESGPDLLYSIGELDAIGYSPFAIDSIEDAKNEPLGQAYKMLSDLAPHILELQGTDHLRAFRPTSNYEGELDLSDRTAIFGNYEFTISFGSPWRDKSEQSPSAYGAMIIQTNDEEFYIAGRGVTVKFKSLNTDGSVAGIESAINGEFIEGEWKAGRWFNGDQTHQGRHILLDTEKYSIQKVKLYTYQ from the coding sequence ATGGCACACTGGCGTTTGGCAATCACTTCACAAATTCTTGGTCTTTGCTTGTTTGTCGGCAATGCATCTGCTGAACTTCCCCAACTTGTCAGCCATAACGGTGTTGAACAATTGCATGTAGAAGGTGCCCCTTTTTTAATATTAGGGGGAGAATTGGGCAATTCATCTGCATCCAATCGCGAACAACTCCAGCCCCATTGGGAGACTTTTCAAACGCTTGGAATAAACACAATCTTAGCCCCGATTAACTGGGAAATGATTGAACCTAATGAGGGAAATTTCGATTTTTCAAGCCTAGACTGGCTCATTGAAGATGCGCGAGAGCATGACATAAAACTGGTCATTTTATGGTTTGGTAGCTGGAAAAATTCAATGTCCAGTTATGTCCCAGCATGGGTAAAACGTGACTGGAAACGCTTTCCCCGCGTACAAACAGCCGACGGGAACACCACTGAAATTCTTTCCGCGTTTAGTGACACCAACGTTAACACTGATGCGAATGCATATGCAGCGATGATGAAGCATTTAAAAATGGTCGATGCTGAACAAAACACCGTCATTATGGTTCAAGTGGAAAATGAAATTGGCATGCTTCCCGATGCACGCGAGCATGGCCCCATTGCTGAGAAAACATGGGCAGGCAATGTTCCCCAACAACTAATCGAACACCTCATTGCCAACGAAGATGCACTCACACCTGAAGTTCGTAAGATATGGACAACGCATGGTAAAAAAACAGCCGGCAGTTGGGCTGATGTCTTTGGAAAAACACCAGCAGCAGAGGAAATTTTTACTGCGTGGCATTATGCGATATACGCTGACAAAGTCGCAAAAGCGGGAAAGTCAGAATATAATCTGCCAATGTATGTTAACGCTGCGTTGGATCGCCCTAATGTTCTTCCGGGGAAATACCCATCCGGCGGCCCTCTTCCTCATCTTTTGGACATATGGAAAGCGGGCGCACCGAATATAGATTTTCTAGCACCCGACATTTATTACCCCAATTATGTAGAACGCGTGTCTGAATACGTTCGCCCCGGCAATGCGCTTTTCATTCCTGAAGCCAATCGCGCGGGACGTATAGAATCTGGACCTGATTTATTATATTCAATCGGTGAATTGGACGCGATAGGCTATAGTCCTTTCGCAATCGACTCTATAGAAGACGCAAAAAATGAGCCGCTAGGACAAGCATACAAAATGCTGTCAGATCTTGCACCTCACATATTGGAATTGCAAGGAACAGATCACCTTCGCGCTTTTCGCCCAACATCAAATTATGAAGGGGAATTAGACCTATCTGACCGCACAGCCATATTCGGCAATTATGAGTTTACGATATCATTTGGTTCACCTTGGAGAGACAAATCTGAACAGTCACCCTCAGCGTATGGCGCAATGATCATTCAAACGAACGACGAAGAATTCTATATTGCAGGCCGAGGCGTTACGGTGAAATTTAAATCACTCAACACAGATGGCAGTGTTGCCGGCATAGAAAGCGCAATTAATGGGGAATTTATCGAAGGTGAATGGAAAGCCGGTCGATGGTTTAATGGCGACCAAACCCATCAGGGACGCCACATTCTTCTGGATACGGAAAAATACTCCATTCAGAAAGTCAAACTATACACTTACCAATAA
- a CDS encoding DUF418 domain-containing protein produces the protein MSETTISYSKRMENLDALRGFALFGIFIVHMPELFELWWAHPSSDPNELFWHELIFTLFGGKAFAMLALTFGVSFFIIMDRAAKKGQNFTIRFIWRLIVLGLIGMCHCLIYRGDILEVLALMGLFVIPFYFVKSVPLLLAIGVFMLLQPYMFIQMFSGLQGQTWANQPFGYWSGSMPDVYTNNGTLLATVQANWTEGRSFKWLFMFESGRMSQIAGLSVIGLVLGKIGFFSEPEKYRKLRQIGVLVSAFACLILYFGLNMTDGALVNFVPATSEMIMPRTLWNSILSGWFNVSLMSFWVLSFITLYHGVAQRYLNLLAPVGRMTLTLYLLQSLIFVPVFYSFGLNLHATMSQPVAVSLAIVFFALQIVAAHIWFRHFYYGPMEWLWRAATYRTMKVQFVK, from the coding sequence ATGAGTGAAACAACAATCTCATATTCAAAGCGGATGGAAAATTTGGATGCATTGCGCGGATTTGCTTTGTTTGGAATATTCATCGTCCACATGCCGGAATTGTTTGAGTTGTGGTGGGCGCATCCCTCCAGTGATCCCAATGAACTCTTTTGGCATGAGCTGATTTTTACCCTGTTTGGTGGAAAAGCTTTTGCTATGTTGGCACTAACCTTCGGGGTTAGCTTTTTTATCATTATGGATAGGGCAGCTAAGAAAGGGCAGAATTTTACAATCAGATTCATTTGGAGGCTGATTGTACTTGGTCTTATCGGCATGTGCCATTGCCTGATTTATCGCGGTGATATTCTGGAGGTGTTGGCTCTAATGGGACTATTTGTTATCCCGTTTTATTTTGTGAAATCCGTGCCGCTTCTGCTTGCCATTGGTGTATTCATGTTGCTGCAGCCTTATATGTTCATCCAGATGTTTAGTGGTCTTCAGGGGCAGACATGGGCAAATCAGCCCTTTGGATATTGGTCAGGTAGCATGCCGGACGTGTACACAAATAATGGTACGCTATTGGCCACTGTCCAAGCAAATTGGACAGAAGGTCGAAGTTTTAAATGGCTGTTTATGTTTGAATCTGGGCGTATGAGTCAAATAGCGGGATTGTCTGTTATTGGTCTTGTGCTCGGTAAAATTGGCTTTTTCAGCGAACCAGAAAAATACCGGAAATTACGTCAGATAGGTGTGTTAGTCTCTGCTTTTGCGTGTTTGATCTTGTATTTTGGATTGAATATGACGGATGGTGCATTGGTCAATTTTGTGCCAGCTACTTCTGAAATGATTATGCCCCGCACATTGTGGAATTCCATACTTTCAGGTTGGTTCAATGTTAGTCTGATGTCATTTTGGGTTCTAAGTTTTATCACGCTCTATCACGGAGTTGCACAACGATATCTGAATCTTCTTGCCCCTGTAGGCCGCATGACTCTAACACTCTATTTGTTGCAGTCATTGATATTCGTACCAGTGTTTTACAGTTTCGGTCTAAATCTGCATGCCACTATGTCTCAGCCTGTTGCTGTGTCGTTGGCGATAGTCTTTTTCGCACTTCAGATCGTGGCAGCACATATTTGGTTTCGGCATTTTTACTATGGCCCGATGGAATGGCTCTGGCGGGCCGCAACTTACCGCACTATGAAAGTTCAGTTTGTAAAATGA
- a CDS encoding tRNA-binding protein — protein MHKVDDPTQGPEEETSFDVFRQIDIRVGTVIEAAPLEGARKPAYKLIIDFGEGVGVKKTSAQITHNYTPEDLIGRQVMAVVNFPPRQIGKFMSEVLTLGFPDKEGEIVLGHPATSVPNGARLV, from the coding sequence ATGCATAAAGTGGATGATCCAACGCAAGGGCCAGAAGAAGAAACAAGTTTTGATGTTTTCCGCCAAATAGATATCCGCGTCGGCACGGTTATAGAAGCAGCTCCATTAGAAGGCGCGCGTAAACCTGCTTACAAACTCATCATTGATTTTGGTGAAGGTGTTGGCGTCAAGAAAACGTCAGCCCAGATTACGCATAATTACACACCGGAAGACCTTATTGGTCGTCAAGTTATGGCTGTCGTGAACTTTCCGCCTCGTCAGATTGGAAAATTTATGTCTGAAGTGCTGACATTAGGTTTTCCTGATAAGGAAGGCGAGATTGTCCTTGGACACCCCGCCACCTCAGTGCCCAATGGTGCTAGATTGGTGTAG
- a CDS encoding DUF262 domain-containing protein has translation MSLGFKAQEITVRELFSETDSLLMPPYQRGYSWTEKEALELVADLQDAMERGRPYFLGAIVVVQNSPKDPVEVVDGQQRLATLSILFAILRDLSPIRDEANRLHDMLEAKGSLMRPSYWRLTLNNVDTPIFREVIQKRGATPEAEQYITSSATPQHILSNTQAMREMLTEMSDKERSNLSNYILRRCGLVRVKVEDRDMGYTVFRVLNTRGKQPSANDILKSELFELAGFSLDEAATHSIAWNKFGRRLNATGFDELLKFVWTLHGKPGDDILSGYRDHIVPEMSARVFLEDMLPRYVDAFELILGLRQPGQGFPQQAWNHMLHLRSLEHSSWRIPVLRYMISGDLSPDVLTKFFREMERVAFAMQLTRPDGNFRLRRYNRISNAIENGDDLFAEDSDLILKPEEKKMLSERLEGRFATYRQRRSLSLRINSIINDGVATPPDWDATLEHILPRNMPAKSNWTKMWPSTNQHRELVDSIGNFTLLNNAENQEADRQDFEAKKKLFFKNGDPSFALSRDIQNIDEWTPTTVRERGRRLADLLRAEWEL, from the coding sequence ATGTCTCTTGGATTTAAAGCACAGGAAATAACTGTGCGGGAGTTATTTTCTGAAACAGACAGCCTTTTAATGCCGCCTTATCAGCGCGGATATTCTTGGACTGAAAAAGAAGCATTAGAACTTGTCGCCGACCTTCAGGACGCAATGGAAAGAGGTCGCCCTTATTTTTTAGGTGCGATTGTTGTTGTTCAAAACTCTCCCAAAGATCCTGTTGAAGTTGTTGATGGTCAGCAAAGGCTTGCGACATTGTCCATTCTTTTTGCGATCTTGCGTGATCTTTCTCCCATAAGAGACGAAGCAAACCGCCTGCACGATATGCTAGAAGCCAAAGGCTCGCTAATGCGGCCTTCCTATTGGAGGCTGACCTTAAATAATGTCGACACTCCAATCTTTAGAGAAGTTATCCAAAAACGCGGTGCGACTCCTGAAGCTGAACAATATATTACATCCAGCGCGACACCTCAGCACATTCTGAGCAATACCCAAGCCATGCGGGAAATGCTGACAGAAATGTCAGATAAAGAGCGCTCAAATCTTTCAAATTACATTCTACGCAGATGTGGTCTTGTGCGTGTAAAAGTGGAAGACCGCGACATGGGATACACGGTGTTTCGTGTTTTAAACACACGCGGTAAACAGCCAAGCGCAAACGATATCCTCAAATCAGAGCTTTTTGAACTCGCTGGATTTTCACTTGATGAAGCTGCCACGCATTCAATCGCATGGAATAAATTTGGTCGCCGGCTGAATGCGACTGGTTTTGACGAATTGCTCAAATTCGTATGGACACTACACGGCAAGCCTGGTGATGATATCCTGTCAGGATATCGCGACCACATCGTGCCGGAAATGTCGGCCCGCGTATTCCTCGAAGATATGCTCCCCCGCTATGTTGATGCTTTTGAGTTGATATTGGGGCTAAGACAACCCGGTCAGGGATTTCCGCAGCAAGCTTGGAATCACATGTTGCATCTACGCAGTTTGGAGCATTCCAGCTGGCGCATACCTGTGCTCAGATACATGATTTCCGGTGATCTTTCTCCAGACGTTTTGACCAAATTTTTCAGAGAAATGGAACGTGTTGCATTTGCTATGCAGCTGACACGTCCTGACGGAAACTTCCGTTTACGTCGATATAATCGCATATCAAACGCAATTGAAAATGGCGATGATCTATTTGCGGAAGACTCCGACCTTATTTTAAAACCTGAAGAGAAGAAAATGCTCAGCGAGCGCCTTGAAGGCCGTTTCGCAACTTACCGACAGCGACGCTCTTTAAGCTTGCGGATCAATTCGATAATCAATGACGGCGTGGCCACACCGCCAGACTGGGACGCAACGTTAGAACACATATTGCCGCGTAATATGCCTGCCAAATCAAATTGGACAAAGATGTGGCCTTCAACAAACCAACATCGTGAATTGGTGGATAGTATCGGTAATTTCACCCTACTCAACAATGCTGAAAACCAAGAGGCTGACCGCCAAGATTTTGAAGCGAAGAAAAAGCTCTTCTTCAAAAATGGTGATCCCAGTTTTGCTTTGAGCCGCGACATTCAAAACATTGATGAGTGGACGCCGACAACAGTAAGAGAACGCGGCCGCAGACTCGCCGACCTGCTTCGCGCAGAGTGGGAGCTGTAG